In Chrysoperla carnea chromosome 2, inChrCarn1.1, whole genome shotgun sequence, the following proteins share a genomic window:
- the LOC123293307 gene encoding exosome complex component CSL4: METDEPLICLPGQRLSILDNKHVSGSGTYGRQGYIYSMLAGIVKVVEKDETEIIEVHCSNEQTLVPAPGDIVTAKVILINQRFCKCIIKCIGDVVLNRTYRGILRKEDVRANEKDKVDMYKSFRPGDIILARVMPITEVHTFHLTTAENELGVAIALSSNGVPMVPISWTEMQCPETLVKEFRKVAKVVPENINSLTQ, translated from the exons atgGAAACTGACGAACCACTAATATGTCTACCTGGACAAAGATTAAGTATTTTAGATAATAAACACGTATCGGGATCTGGTACTTATGGGCGACAAGGATATATCTATTCAATGTTAGcgggaattgtcaaagttgttGAAAAGGAtgag aCTGAAATTATTGAAGTACACTGCAGTAATGAACAAACTTTAGTACCTGCACCAGGTGACATAGTCACTGCTAAAGTGATATTAATCAATCAAcgtttttgtaaatgtattattaaatgtatcgGTGATGTTGTATTAAATCGTACGTACCGAGGAATTTTGAGGAAAGAAGATGTACGTGCTAACGAAAAGGACAAAGTTGATATGTACAAATCATTTAGACCAGGCGATATTATTTTAGCAAGAGTT atGCCAATTACAGAAGTACATACATTTCATTTAACGACTGCAGAGAATGAATTAGGTGTTGCAATAGCATTATCATCGAATGGTGTGCCAATGGTACCGATTAGTTGGACGGAAATGCAATGTCCTGAAACACTGGTTAAAGAATTTAGAAAAGTTGCAAAAGTTGTACCTGAAAATATTAATTCCTTGACACAGTAA
- the LOC123293273 gene encoding complex I intermediate-associated protein 30, mitochondrial, with the protein MNVILKRIHCNAVLRNIIINFKLETISCNKIHLTNVDNLFWESDKKGGYNRQNKNISKTLLIKNGFKELKDELVLWKNEVKEKFLLDPVMVCRPGETDVVWRYGNKESLSQWITTSDSDHNEGKSSCSLNLNRQGRGVFSGIINTEVPKDGRTKKSGYCNMRSIRARKSFKREAYLDWHMYNKLVLKIRGDGRPYLLNIASEGYYDIWWNDIYHYILFTRGGPYWQIAKIPFSKFFLSSKGRVQDRQYPIRLDRVTSFGISAGDRVNGPFQLEIDYIGLEYDPNHTEEFAYEMYKVKQKYIVAN; encoded by the exons ATGaatgtcattttaaaaagaattcattGCAATGCTGTGttgagaaatattattattaattttaaattagaaacaattagttgtaataaaatacatttaacaaaTGTCGATAATTTATTTTGGGAAAGTGATAAAAAAGGAGGTTATAACCgacaaaataagaatatttctaaaacgttattaattaaaaatggatttaaaGAACTCAAAGATGAATTGGTATTATGGAAAAATGAagttaaagaaaagtttttattagaCCCGGTTATGGTTTGTAGACCag GTGAAACAGACGTAGTATGGCGCTATGGTAATAAAGAGTCATTATCACAATGGATTACAACCAGTGATAGTGATCATAATGAAGGTAAAAGTTCATGTTCACTAAACTTAAATCGCCAGGGACGTGGCGTATTTTCTGGTATAATAAACACAGAAGTGCCTAAAGATGGACGCACTAAAAAATCTGGATACTGTAATATGCGATCAATTCGTGCTCGA aaatcatTTAAACGTGAAGCATATTTGGATTGGcacatgtataataaattagtGTTAAAGATACGTGGTGATGGACGAccgtatttattaaatatagcaTCCGAAGGCTATTACGATATATGGTGGAATGACATTtatcattatatattatttactcgAGGTGGTCCATATTGGCAAATTGCTAAG ataccgttttcaaaattctttttatcaTCGAAAGGTCGTGTACAAGATCGACAATACCCAATAAGATTAGACCGTGTGACATCATTTGGTATATCAGCCGGGGATCGGGTAAATGGTCCTTTTCAATTAGAAATTGATTATATAGGTTTAGAATATGATCCTAATCATACTGAAGAATTTGCTTACGAAATGTACAAAGTTAAACAAAAGTATATTGTagctaattaa
- the LOC123292085 gene encoding probable glucosamine 6-phosphate N-acetyltransferase isoform X2, whose amino-acid sequence MDEELLYDPELLKKLDFRQTDAKFSPSITAVSPGETWLKVRPLSTGDYDKGFIQLLSQLTAVGNISKEAFLKRFFQMKSQGGYYVTVIEDTRINRIIGAATLVTELKFIHNCALRARLEDVVVVDTYRGKQLGKLIVVTVTLLSKLLGCYKMTLDCKDKLINFYESLGYKLEPGNSNSMSVRFDTPSNKSPS is encoded by the exons atg gATGAAGAATTGTTATATGATCCAGAGTTGTTGAAGAAATTGGATTTCCGACAAACGGATGCTAAGTTCTCGCCAAGTATTACTGCCGTCTCGCCTGGTGAAACATGGTTGAAAGTGAGACCATTATCGACTGGTGATTATGATAAAGGATTTATCCAATTGTTATCACAACTTACGGCTGTTGGAAATATATCGAAAGAAGCGTTTTTAA aacgtttctttcaaatgaaatctcAAGGAGGTTATTACGTAACTGTAATTGAAGATACACGTATTAATCGAATAATTGGTGCTGCAACACTTGTTACGGAATTAAAGTTTATCCATAACTGTGCATTACGGGCACGTTTAGAAGATGTTGTGGTTGTGGATACATATCGTGGAAAACAATTAGGAAAATT AATTGTGGTAACGGTaacacttttatcaaaattacttgGATGTTATAAAATGACTCTAGACTGTAAagataaattgataaatttctatGAATCATTGGGTTATAAATTAGAACCAGGAAATTCTAATTCAATGAGTGTACGTTTTGATACGCCATCAAATAAATCTCCATCTTGA
- the LOC123292085 gene encoding probable glucosamine 6-phosphate N-acetyltransferase isoform X1, whose translation MVTKDEELLYDPELLKKLDFRQTDAKFSPSITAVSPGETWLKVRPLSTGDYDKGFIQLLSQLTAVGNISKEAFLKRFFQMKSQGGYYVTVIEDTRINRIIGAATLVTELKFIHNCALRARLEDVVVVDTYRGKQLGKLIVVTVTLLSKLLGCYKMTLDCKDKLINFYESLGYKLEPGNSNSMSVRFDTPSNKSPS comes from the exons atggTGACAAAG gATGAAGAATTGTTATATGATCCAGAGTTGTTGAAGAAATTGGATTTCCGACAAACGGATGCTAAGTTCTCGCCAAGTATTACTGCCGTCTCGCCTGGTGAAACATGGTTGAAAGTGAGACCATTATCGACTGGTGATTATGATAAAGGATTTATCCAATTGTTATCACAACTTACGGCTGTTGGAAATATATCGAAAGAAGCGTTTTTAA aacgtttctttcaaatgaaatctcAAGGAGGTTATTACGTAACTGTAATTGAAGATACACGTATTAATCGAATAATTGGTGCTGCAACACTTGTTACGGAATTAAAGTTTATCCATAACTGTGCATTACGGGCACGTTTAGAAGATGTTGTGGTTGTGGATACATATCGTGGAAAACAATTAGGAAAATT AATTGTGGTAACGGTaacacttttatcaaaattacttgGATGTTATAAAATGACTCTAGACTGTAAagataaattgataaatttctatGAATCATTGGGTTATAAATTAGAACCAGGAAATTCTAATTCAATGAGTGTACGTTTTGATACGCCATCAAATAAATCTCCATCTTGA
- the LOC123293424 gene encoding zinc finger protein 613-like, whose amino-acid sequence MHSIFENRLHETIMACVSVKISFNDGLPDSLCDNCYEKIEDFHKFKQLCVESNAKLHEMQHKTMPSSNEDVNLNTRKCEYKPLNKLEKTDNKKSIFFKEDCFVNYQDNTYKCRIKTDGQSYVCSICSNTLDSKQSLKKHIVTHLKTKLYFCDKCGKGYVEERSLIKHMRHHTIKSKDKSSTSENRHECLVCGQRFGGRFHFNMHMRTHIVKKSHITGSTKNQSENLGPPYNCTRCNKTFKSKMNLIQHIRRHNGEKPFVCAICGKAFVTSSELKGHDRKHKGIKSKHVCEICGKDFAASNALQIHMRKHTGEKPFSCEECGRSYKEIGTLRKHTRIAHKKHGNKQFICEICGRETISPSALVIHIRIHTGEKPFLCAECGREFISQGRLNKHKKSHKDVFL is encoded by the exons AtgcattcaatttttgaaaatagattaCATGAAACTATAATGGCATGTGTTTCAGTAAAA atTTCTTTCAATGATGGTTTACCAGATAGTTTATGTGATaattgttatgaaaaaattgaagattttcataaatttaaacagcTTTGTGTCGAATCAAATGCTAAATTACACGAGATGCAACATAAAACA ATGCCATCTTCAAATGAAGACGTGAATTTAAACACCCGCAAATGTGAATATAAGCCTTTAAATAAACTAG agaaaactgataataaaaaatcaatttttttcaaagaagatTGTTTCGTTAATTATCAAGATAATACATACAAATGTCGTATTAAGACCGATGGACAATCATATGTATGTTCAATTTGTTCCAATACCTTAGATT caaaaCAGTCTTTAAAAAAGCACATCGTAACTCACCTTAAAACGAAActttatttttgtgataaatgTGGAAAAGGATATGTCGAGGAGAGAAGTCTTATCAAGCATATGCGACATCATACAATTAAATCTAAGGACAAAAGTTCTACATCAGAAAATAGACACGAATGTTTAGTTTGTGGACAAAG aTTCGGCGGACGTTTTCACTTTAATATGCATATGAGAACacacattgttaaaaaatcacaTATTACAGGCTCGACAAAAAATCAATCAGAAAATCTTGGTCCACCATATAATTGTACTCGTTGTAATAAaacgtttaaaagtaaaatgaatttaatacaaCACATACGGAGGCATAATGGTGAAAAACCTTTTGTTTGTGCTATATGTGGAAAAGCATTTGTGACGTCTAGTGAGCTTAAAGGACATGATCGAAAACATAAAG GAATTAAATCCAAACATGTTTGTGAAATTTGTGGCAAAGATTTTGCCGCATCAAATGCGCTCCAAATACATATGCGTAAACATACTGGAGAAaagccattttcatgtgaagaATGTGGACGATCTTATAAAGAAATTGGAACATTACGAAAACATACTAGGATCGCACACAAAAAACATG gaaataaacaatttatatgcGAGATTTGTGGACGTGAAACAATATCTCCAAGTGCTCTGGTGATACATATACGTATTCATACAGGTGAAAAACCGTTTTTATGCGCAGAATGTGGACGTGAATTTATATCACAAGGGAGACTTAACAAGCATAAAAAATCACATAAAGATGtctttttataa